The Arachis ipaensis cultivar K30076 chromosome B10, Araip1.1, whole genome shotgun sequence DNA window NNNNNNNNNNNNNNNNNNNNNNNNNNNNNNNNNNNNNNNNNNNNNNNNNNNNNNNNNNNNNNNNNNNGTGCGCGCATGCGCAGAAGGGTGGTTTTTTCTAAATTTGCAAGTGTTTACACCACTTTTGACATTTCAAAACCCCCCCCCATACAGCCACTTAAGCATTATAGCAGGGCATTTTACTTGGTAAACTATCAATGAAGTCAACAAATGAAGGGGAGTTGTCATTAAAATCTAGCTAACAATCATGAAGTCAAGTGTCTATGTACAAGTCttaaaggaagatcttaccatggtggggtgtctcccacctagcacttttgtttaacgtccttaagttggactttcagtAGCTTATAGTGTTTGTTCAAGAGTTGCATCCCTCAAGAGGAACACTTCAAATTCCTTGGCAttctttctttgctcaccatgatacaatttGAGACGGTGCCCATTTACCTTGAAGATGTCCGGGTTTGATGGGTGGCGCAAGTGGTAGACTCCATAAGGTTCTACTTTCTCCACGTGGTAGGGCCCATCCCACCTTGATCTAAGCTTTCCGGGTAGTAATCTCAACCTTGAATTGTAGAGAAGGACTAGGTCACCGGGTCGGAATTCTCTTCTCCTAATGTTCTTGTCATGGATGGCTTTCAACTTTTCCTTATAAAGTCTATAGTTGTCGTAAGCTTCCAATCTCAAACATTCTAATTCTGCCAATTGAAGCTTTCTCTCTACTCCGGCCCCACCCAAGCTCATATTACACTCCTTTACGGCCCAATAAGCTTTNNNNNNNNNNNNNNNNNNNNNNNNNNNNNNNNNNNNNNNNNNNNNNNNNNNNNNNNNNNNNNNNNNNNNNNNNNNNNNNNNNNNNNNNNNNNNNNNNNNNNNNNNNNNNNNNNNNNNNNNNNNNNNNNNNNNNNNNNNNNNNNNNNNNNNNNNNNNNNNNNNNNNNNNNNNNNNNNNNNNNNNNNNNNNNNNNNNNNNNNNNNNNNNNNNNNNNNNNNNNNNNNNNNNNNNNNNNNNNNNNNNNNNNNNNNNNNNNNNNNNNNNNNNNNNNNNNNNNNNNNNNNNNNNNNNNNNNNNNNNNNNNNNNNNNNNNNNNNNNNNNNNNNNNNNNNNNNNNNNNNNNNNNNNNNNNNNNNNNNNNNNNNNNNNNNNNNNNNNNNNNNNNNNNNNNNNNNNNNNNNNNNNNNNNNNNNNNNNNNNNNNNNNNNNNNNNNNNNNNNNNNNNNNNNNNNNNNNNNNNNNNNNNNNNNNNNNNNNNNNNNNNNNNNNNNNNNNNNNNNNNNNNNNNNNNNNNNNNNNNNNNNNNNNNNNNNNNNTCCAATTGGGTCCTCGTACAATAGGGGCTTGTGTCAATGCTACCTTGAGTTTGTCATATGCTTCCATGCTTTCCTTGCTCATCTCAAATTCGGTGTCTTTTTGTAATAATCGAGAGAGAGGTAAGGCTACCTTgctaaagtccttgatgaatcttcggtagaatcctgcatgtccaagaaaagaacggactttcctctcggaggaggggtaaggtaaactggaTATGACATTTATCTTTGTCGGATCTACGGAGATGCCTTCCTTTGATACTATGTGTCCCAAAACAATGCCTTGtttgaccatgaaatgacatttttcaaaatttaagacaaggtttgtTTTGGTGCATCTTTCTAGGACTTTTTCAAGGTTACCTAAGCAATGCTCAAATGactcaccatacacactaaaatcatccatgaaaacttccatcgaTTGCTCTAGAAAGTCCGCAAATaggctcatcatgcatctttgaaacgttgccggtgcattgcataggccaaatggcatacgcttgtaagcatacgttccaaaggggcaagtaaatgtggttttttcttggtcttctAGAGCAATATGAATTTGGAAGTATCCGGAGTAGCcatcaagaaaacaatagtatGATTTACCGGCTaaccgatcaagcatttgatcgataaatggTAGTGGAAAGTGGTCTTTTCTTGTGGCCGCATTCAAtcttcggtagtctatgcatactctcCAAGAATTTTGCACTCTTGTTGCTATAAGTTCACCACTTTCGTTTTTGATTGTTGTCACTCCGGACTTCTTTTTTGCACTACTTGGACCGGGCTTACCCATTCGCTATCCGAgataggatagatgatgtccgcttcaagtagcttagtgacttctttctttaccacctcaagaatggttgggttaagtctcctttgaggttgtcggaccggtcttgctccttcttcaagaaatatgcggtgctcgcatacttggggg harbors:
- the LOC107620641 gene encoding uncharacterized protein LOC107620641, with the protein product MSLGGAGVERKLQLAELECLRLEAYDNYRLYKEKLKAIHDKNIRRREFRPGDLVLLYNSRLRLLPGKLRSRWDGPYHVEKVEPYGVYHLRHPSNPDIFKVNGHRLKLYHGEQRKNAKEFEVFLLRDATLEQTL